A portion of the Choristoneura fumiferana chromosome 20, NRCan_CFum_1, whole genome shotgun sequence genome contains these proteins:
- the LOC141439169 gene encoding distal membrane arm assembly component 2, translating to MALNIKPYRVYRSLFITSRHYCEEKSIYQRNEEGPKPRMVHGKPYPDWRKPWIQREGEWTSKLSIFIEKNPNPNIVNALSKVPNLTFADVKEWWHSMKELQEIKNQDYIPQRVATLGANLAALHFFTYRGCSVRMKGARDWISGDPLTLELPSQYEEGYQIEAIDCTKFMRNGIRYEGIQNLSGLNFLKWLSLKNNKLVDVWCLDRLAGQNGKSLEYLDIRGCKLSVGCIDALARMESLKTLSLSDPGDNIELQAALSLLEEERPNLLINAIVD from the exons atggcgcTGAATATAAAACCATATCGAGTATATCGTTCATTATTCATAACCTCGAGGCACTACTGCGAAGAAAAGTCGATTTACCAGCGCAATGAGGAGGGCCCCAAGCCTCGTATGGTTCACGGGAAACCTTACCCGGACTGGAGAAAGCCTTGGATACAGCGGGAAGGAGAATGGACGAGTAAACTGTCGATTTTCATTGAGAAAAATCCCAATCCGAATATAGTAAACGCACTTTCTAAAGTTCCAAATTTGACCTTTGCCGATGTCAAAGAATGGTGGCATAGCATGAAGGAGCTGCAGGAAATAAAGAATCAAGATTACATACCGCAAAGAGTAGCTACCCTTGGGGCTAACTTGGCAGCATTACATTTCTTTACTTACAGGGGATGTTCGGTCAG GATGAAAGGAGCAAGGGATTGGATTTCTGGTGATCCCTTAACACTTGAACTGCCAAGTCAATATGAAGAAGGCTACCAAATAGAAGCAATTGACTGCACCAAGTTCATGCGCAATGGTATTCGCTATGAGGGTATACAGAACTTGTCAGGTCTCAATTTCCTGAAATGGTTgtcgttaaaaaataataaacttgttGATGTTTGGTGTCTTGATAGGCTAGCTGGCCAGAACGGAAAAAGTTTGGAATACTTAGACATCCGAGGGTGCAAGTTATCTGTGGGTTGCATTGATGCTCTAGCAAGAATGGAATCTCTTAAGACCCTAAGTTTGAGTGATCCTGGTGACAATATTGAATTGCAAGCAGCCCTCTCTCTCTTAGAGGAGGAACGCCCTAATCTATT